In Silurus meridionalis isolate SWU-2019-XX chromosome 19, ASM1480568v1, whole genome shotgun sequence, the DNA window aaagaaacaaaacaaagatttaTATACAATCCACACAGCCAGGTGCAGCACCAGGAATGACACACTGGTCCAAAAAATTACATCATAGGTTCTGGTAAAGGGGAAGAAACAACAATAATTTCTATAACTTTCTCAAAGAATTTCCCagcatgtgttttatttactgttCTCCTTTTTAAGGAATTGCCCAAGTGCTTttatttgaaacacacacacttacaagcacacacaaacacacacacacacacacacacacacacacacacacacacacacacacacacacacatatactgatTTTGTTACTGACTCATAAGTGGGCTATAACACAAgtgcgtctgtgtgtgcatctgtgcgtgtctgtgcgtgtgtgtgtgtgtgtgtgtgtgtgtgggcaatACGAGCAGAGGAGGCACAGTGGGTGACATTTGGAAAGTTATATCAATGACGTCAGGACTGATAGACAAACTCTCTGAAATACAGCCAGTCTAAAGATCTTGAAATCAGCCTGACTATCAACCACGTTgttgtgtgttcgtgtgtgttaGACACTTGGAGTAATGTGGCTCCTTCTGActctgacactgtgtgtgtctctgtctctgggGTATGAAGTGAAACGAGGATGTGACGAGTGGACATTTGACTCGTCGAACACCCGCAATTCTTGCTGCAGTCGATGTAAAGCAGGTAAGATCACAAAACAATTACTAAatacaggtttgtgtgtgtgtgtgtgtgtgtgtgtgactagataaaataaatatatttttttctaacctAATGTTAAATTGACACTcatgttacattttaataaatataaagcacaGTTCTTTAACTGAGAACCAAGGGAGAaagaatgagaagaaaaaagaagagcaaagagggagagggggagagaagCACAAAGTACACAGAggcaagaagaaagaaaaaatagagaaaaggcTGTAAGAAACGGacagattaaataaaagaaagtaaagaggaataaaagagagagagacaaagagaaaggatagatagatagatagatagatagatagatagatagatagatagatagatagatagatagatagatagatagatagaattattctatctatctatctatcattaatATTGGCAcgagcagacacacacacacacacacacacacacacacacacacgtcacctGCGTAGTGTATGATGGTTTGTTTCTGCAGGAAATCGTCTGGTGTCTCGATGTGGTTTAGACGTGACGACGCTGTGTGAGCCGTGTGAGAATGGAACATACACTGTAGCACACACTGCTACGTCCTGCAGAGTATGTACCGGATGCATAAGTATGTacatcacacgcacacacacacacacacacacatacatttttacCTACATCAAGCATCCAGATCTATAcacatctccctctctctctctcttttctctctctctctctctctctctctctctcacacacacacacacacacacacacacacgcgcgcacacgcaccAACATGCACACCAGGCTTTTCCGTTCTACAAATGTGACATTTCTCAGGCCTTTGACAGTGGTAGAAACTGGTtatgaactctgtgtgtgtgtttgtgtgtgtgtgtgtgtgtgtgtgtgtgtgtgtgtgtgtgtgtgtgtgtgtaggtcctCTGAGAGTGAAGAAGCAGTGTACTGCGAGTGCTgatacagtgtgtgagtgtgttgaagGATTTCAGTGTGGAGATGATTCCTGCTCCTTCTGCTTCCAGCTGTGTGGTGAAGGAGAAGAACCGACTGAGAACCGTGAGTAACTACACCTTCACTTGACCTGTTCATTACCAGCTCCTGtgacacactaacacacaaatacacaaacacaatagacagaaagaaaagtgaaagaaagaaaattaaggaaagagtaaaagaaagaaacagactaAACAAAAGAAACTGAAGAAAGCGGCACACAGAtggtgagaaaaataaaattaatttaaaaaataaatgaaaaaggaaaGACGGACAGCCAAAGCAGAGGAAGTAGAGAAAGTGGCTGTCAGTGACAATCAGCTAGATATAGAAAGCggaagtaaaagaaagaaacagacaaaagattacattgaagaaagaaagaaagaaagaaagaaagaaagaaagaaagaaagaaagagttagataaaaagaagaaaaaatgaaatgagtTAGTGAAAGAAAGAGTTAGAGAAAGAACCTTCAATAGAACACAAATTtattcacacctttttttttactcagatataaaaaaaattaactccactgaaaaatctttaatcactaaacatttgttttgctgatggcaagatccggcaattaaaaccgtccgtgtggaaacatagcaaaagttcataaaatattttattcaatttacaGCCCCTAATAAACCTTTTATATactctttttatatttctgtaataaatgcttatataaataatattacataaatataatgaGTATATTAAAGGTCTGAGATCTTTGCAGCTAGGTATGAGATTTCCCAAGAACTCAACACGGAATTTGGCTTCAACAGGAATTTGGCTTCACCATCATCAATTACCATTTGCCAAAATATTTCTCTTCTATGGAAATTGACTAACAAAGAAATAGGATCTACGAGTGTGTAATTCAACACTTTTTTGCAAAAACCGCCCTTAAAAAGTTATTAAGACGTTATTAAGAGTCGGTTCAAGTTCTAGGTTTGTTCCAGCACAATTAATAACACAAAAACTCTGTGTGCTGTTAATAAACTCATCATTATGGAAGTTTATCATGGCTGTAATGACCTACATTTGTATGATAACAGGAGGATGCAAGCCGTGCCCTGCAGGAACATTCAACAATCAGCTTCATCATCACTGCGTTAAGTGGAACAGCAGGTACGACGAGCCTCTAAACCGctttttatatcatatattagtttttttatgatCATTCATGTGACATTTTGTCTGTTCTGTGATTCGGTTCCTCAGCTGTCCATCAGCGGATCAGCAAATTGTGGCTGCAGGGACGGCCGTCAGCAACATCGTCTGTGCTGATATCAAACCCACCGAGATTCCACCAAAGTTTTACAGCAACGATTCCTGTATGTAAAAATGGCCCTCGGGTTATTTCAGTACCGTGTTATAGACGGCAATGTGAATGaattgtgttttgtgaatttGTGTAGATCCTGGGACGACTGTGGTCATCGCTATCATTTGTGCCTGTTTGGTCATCAGTACAGtgatgctgctgctgtgtgTAGCCATGCATTTTCTAAAGGATAAGATGGTGAAGACGCCACCAGAACCTCAGAAAACTGAAACTGGTGAGGCCTTGTTATGGACCAAAAACTTTCAAAAAACAAGCTCATGAACAGGAAAATGAAATCTATCATCTGGTTTTTAAATTGTCCTGTTGTTTGTGACTGATACTAATCGAATTATGATTTAGTGTGCAGCTATCAAGATTCCCAATGTGTTTAGTGTGCAGTATTCCTAGTagcctaatataaatatatgtaatattccCAGGTTGTTAGTGTGATTCCCAGTTGTTTAGGGTACAATTCCCAGTTATTCAAAAGCTAATTCCTAGTTACTTGGTGTAATTATCGTAGTTATTAGTGGAATTTCCAGTTTAAAAGTGTAATATTCATAGTCTCTGTAATTTCAAGTTGCTAAAAAGATGTGCATTTTCATATTGTAATTCCCAGGTACTTAGTGTAACATTCCTGGTTTCTTAATGTAATTCCCAGTTATTTAGTGTAATATTCCCTAGTTTCTTAGTGCAATTCCCAGTCTCTTAGTATAAGATTCCTTAGTATAAGGTTCAGTATTACATTTCCACTTACTTAGTATACAATTCCCAGTTGTTCAGTATGTAATTCCCAGGTACTTACTGTAACATTCCTAGTCGCTTAATGTAATTTCTTTAATTCATGTAGTTCCCagttgtttaatataaaattgtatttgtatgtagATCCCAGTTACTTAGTATAATATTACTagtttttagtttatttcaGTTTAATAGTGTAACATTCCTAGTTTCTTTGTGTAATTACCAGTCACTTAGCAAAACTTCCAGTTTCTTAAATGTAGTTAACAGTAACTTAAGATTCCCAGTTATTCCTTGTGATTCTCAACATTAAGCATGTAACTCAcggctttatttctttatttcccaGTTGTTTGTTAGATTCCCATTATTCAGCGTGTTTATTTTCCTGTAGCGTTACATTTCCATCATCCCCCGTGTGTCGTCAATTTGTCTTTTCAGCCAGAAGTCATCAAAAGTCAGTGTTTCACTGGTGTCTGAAACCCAAACCATGTTGTGTCACCCACTCCATAATGACCTCCTTTCTGTCATTTGGTGTTAAATTGTtcctgtagtttgtgatatAAACCAATTGATTAATGCATGAAAGAAAACTTtgaatatacattacatttacaaatgtcattatttagcagacacccttatacaGAGTGACTTACGATGATTTTactgggagctcagtggttgaagctctgggttactgaacagaaagttgggggttcaagccccactaTCACAAAGGTTAGCAGGTGAGGGTTCAGAGCCGTGCTCAGGGGTCCAgaaggtggtgctgggatttgaattcacgACCTTCCGATCAAAAGTGCAACAATAGAACTTGCACTTCCAGGATATATACAAAATTTAGAAAtcaattataaatgattaaccAGATTAACACTaatggttggtgtgtgtgtgtgtgtgtgtgtgtgtgtgttcagcaggGCGGAGGCTGGTGCCTGAACCTGAGCAGTGCACTTTCTGTTTTCCTCAGGAGGAGAGTGGCAGTAATTCGTCTCTGCTCATGGACGATAAGCCCTTTGAGCTGGTCGTGTGACACAAGAGCTCCTACAGAGATGTTCTGTTAGCGTAGGTTTGcataagaaatacattttaactaAAAATAAGCTTTTAAATTTTGATTATATgataaatattgatattatatagcattatagtatattatataatatatagtgctTTGTTAAAATGAAGAATTTCAGTATATTCATGACaccttaattatttatttaggataaaaaaattatttaataatgtctatgcaaaaaataaaaaattgcattgtctaaaagttttaatatattttttttattaaaaagaattattttccttttcactgctataatttatttaattactggAACACTTGGATTTGTGTTTCTTGGTGTTTCCTCTCATTGTAAACTACTATgtgttgcatttaaaatgtataaaagatgCTCTATGaataaagcttttatttttgactattatttgtattattattattgtttatagttTTATGGGTTCTTACAGTGACAAAATGTATTACTGAAGAATTAATCCTACAcccagaatgtgtgtgtgtgtgtgtgggtggagggaACCTGTAGCTAAGCAGATCTATAACTGTGACTCAGCTTGACACCTAAACACTTCAACATGACAAGAATTTTCCTGCGTGTGATCAGAAACACGCTGCACACAAAGAGCCATCAGGTCACGCAGAGTCATGCGTCAGTCCCGGGGCTGTTCCGTGTTACACATTATTACTGcttataatgacatttattcagAGCTTTGCTGTGATTATTACAGTGAAGATTTTACTTCAATcttacagtgaaatgaaatctGTACAGGACAGAGTGATAGAGTGCAAAAAGAGTTTGTGTAGAAAGTTAGACGAGTGCGTAACATACACCAAAGTCTTAGCAATCTTAGCAAGATTTTCTTCTTGATGTTATTCCTATGTACAACAGGCCTCAGAAAGCCAAACATGCACAACgattttgacaaattgtgacgtctagacctctgggtcagagcatctccaaaactggagctcttgtgggatgttcctggtctgcagtggtcagaatctttCAAAAGTGCTCTAAGGAACGTGGGTGCCCGAGGTTTATTGATGAACAACTTCATGCTCTTGATGATCACTTGTTGGGCAAAGCAAACAAACTGCGTTTAAAATTCCAGGATATTTCAGTAGTATGGTGTATGAACACCAGCGGTGGATGGCGTACACCACTCCTGTACTCGAGTAAAACTAATCTCTGGTTTAAAAACGAACCCGGGATCAATACAACTCCTCCTGTAACTTGATCACTACCAATTACACTACATTAGTAGCTACTAATTTCTACTCGAGTGAAAGTTCTCACTTGTAAAAGGACTCAGTATGTAAAGTAATGATCTATGAGAACTCTGTGGAATGTGGAGAGGTTTTACAGACCCCAAAAGATTTGTgcacacctgactgtaagatttatgcttttttttccatcccattccacatttagtccccatttactattataataagctccactcttctaggaagatgttccactaaactTTGAAGCATGTTTATAAAGATTTGGGCTCATAACAATTATTATAgaattgaaaaaatataatactCTGACTATTATTATTCTTCCTCTTAATCAGTCTTACTCATCATTTTTGTAGTTTAGTAGTTTTAAAACAACTACTTTTTGTTAATCAGTCTATCATTGCTCATCTAAAACCTTCCCTGAAGTCCCAGAATTTGAGGTCATTAGAACTGCATGAAGAGTGTATGAAGACATTGAACAGTGGTTTCAGACATTTGGACACTAAACGTACAATAGTTTTCTTGAATCcaggattctgattggtcaggaaagTAGAGTTAAGTTCATGTACCAGGAGCTTTTACAGGGGTTATTTATAAAGAATGAACGCTTAGCAATGGaaaaatggaaggagtctccagtgctaGAGCCTTCAAACGAGAGAGAGAACGCTGGTGAGGGAaagtttatagctgctatagaGTAAGCGACAATAGAACTAACATGTCAacgtaactataaatggataaaaagcgTATGATGTGTCACTGTCCGATTAATAAACACGTGTAACTGTTTCTAAGGGCGGAATAACATTTTCCAGTCGTGCAGTTACAGGTAAATTCCCCGGCACCGTGTTTTATTCCCAATATAAAACCTTGATCGCTTCACTGCTGCTTACAGCTTTCCCGCTTCTCTTTGGCTTTGTGACGTCCGGGTTTGTCGGCATGGCGTCTGCTCGGCGGGGCGACGGAAGGCTCTGGAAGGTAGTCATAGAAAATGCTGTGGGGTGTACGAGGAGCCAGGCAGATTCCTGCACACATGATACGCTCTTTCATAGCAAcccaataaaacattttctcagGATATTTGAATGAGGAATTTACCAGGCGATGAGCCGCTCGAGACCCGGCTTTCCGGTTTCCTCCCGGTGAACGTTGGGTCCAGTTCTTCTGCAATGTTGTAGAAGgggggtgtgtgtctgtgatgtctgtaaaaaaaaaaatagataatagGGAATGTGATGGTACTGTAGCAGTATAAAGACagttctctctgtgtgtgtgtgtgtgtgtgtgtaactaacAGAGTAGTGCATGTAGGGATTAGTGGGTTCGGATCCAGGGATTGTTCTTCTTCCACAGGTGAGTGCAGGCCTTCAGAGTTCAGCTTCTCTCTCAACATCTGCAGAATTTATGAAATCACATGAACTGCTAATACAACTGAAAAAATGCATATCGTAAACGGAAATCTTTAAATGTCAGTAAGATTgtctgaaaacacaaaaaaacgaCGTCCTGCTCAAATACGGAAACCAAACGtttcttattttattctttttttctatgaAACATGACACAAACTCTCACTTCCTGATTTATGATTCAGACGTATTTTGTGACTCAGATATGTGTAAGAAATGATTTAGTTAgaagtgtatattatataaatatcgTACTGATATCACATTTGAATTGAGAACATTTCCTTATTTCAGTAAAATAAGGCATACACACTACATGGGAAaaatggacacctgagcataagattggtatgtgcttcttttagaaaatccccattccacattaagtctgaattttctgttataatcacctccactcttcaaggaagatgtttcattcagccacaagggtgttagtaaagtcaggtattgatgtaggtgagttgttaaatagggtttatagctctatagcaggagatcttccaccaaatctAAGCCATGAaatgcagatcttcatggagctgggatttaaatacaGAGGCATTGTCACGCAGGAACAGGAttgtctcctagtttaagtgaagggaaaatgctaagacgtcctgtacaaatgtgtgtctccaactttgtggttacagtttggtgaagaatcAGACATCGttggaaaagaaaatcatatataatatttggCTTCAGCTTAtattaataaactaaataacGAAATAATGACTTATGTCAAGGATCCCTACTTTTCCGCCTGTGCCGCTTGGATCATGTGACCTCTCCAGGGCAAGCAGGTCACGTGACCACCTGTTACCCTTCTTCTCCTGTCGCTGCATGAAGCGAGCGAGttcctaaaaataaaataaaattttaaaaaagagtaaaagagaTTCGGTTCACATACttccattttcattttgttcatcCTGTCCATCAAtttatccttccatccatccatctgtgcattcatccatccatctttatcTTCTCtccattttgtatttgttaatcCAAGTTCATTTAATACATCCATTTGTAAATCATCTATTCatcatctatttatccatccttccatttggttatttcttttattttattattcagtataggtccatccatccatccatctatccatccatccatccatccatccagctttTCTCTCACCTCATCTTGGGCCACTTGTACTGTACGGAAATCCATGTCAGTGTCAGTGGTCTGGAACCGAGAACAAGAAAGTGTGTAAACTGATCAAGTACAGTGTCGAGGTCACTTTATataatggtttgtgtgtgtgtgtttgtgtgtgtgtgtgtgtgtgaacgagagagagagagagagagagagagagagagagagagagagagatagtgagagagagggagatctACCCTCCAGTGGGGCTGtttgtcctcctcctcctgcagtCTACGAGCCAAATCAGCATCCTGCATCATCTGCTCCCAGAGCCTCCACCCTGAGGAGAGACCAGGAGAGAGGGAatgtaagagagacagaaagagagagagaaaaagaagagacaaGAAAAATGAGATGGTAAGAATGAGggaacagacagaaagaagagagaaggtaaaacaggatgagagagaagagaagaggatcAGAGTACCGTGGCTGAGCGGTGAAACTCCTCCGTCCTCGTGGTGACCGGATTCAGCTCTCTCCTGTCTAATCTTTAATTCTTCCTCATCCTGCAGCTGCTTCGCCATCTcctaccatcacacacacacacacacacaatatcataATGATTACATCCTATTTTATACAGTATCACATAACCACTCTTACCACTCTCTAATACACAGCAGCATGGttaagtggtagctcaataagggaagatgttggacttctgctcagaaggtcatgagttcaaatcacagctcCACCAAGCAGctcctgctgggcccttgagcagagCCCTTAGCCCTCacgtgtataaatgagatgaatgtAGGTCTCTGTGGATAAGTGCTTCTAATAAAGGGCATTAATGTAAGCAATACACcaacaacacttttttttttacttcctgttctCACATTATAGCAGCTGCAAACAGTCTTTCACTcccttttttctctcacacataaagttacagctttactTTGACAAAGCGCTGaagcactggagactccttctctGAACATCAGGACATgtacaattacattttcttcaacaagattttttttttctaatggatCTGACCagtgcagaccagaaacatcccacaagagctgcagttttctAGACGCTCTgccccagtcgtctagacggcacaatttgtcaaacttatGTATATGTACGGtatatataatgataatgataatatagTATAGAATGGATTGGGAATGtgcataatataattttttacatttatggcatttagcagatgaaATGCagattatataatgtataatatataatgctgtataatatgtataatgtataatatataatgctgtataatatgtataatgtataatatataatgctgtataatatgtataatgtataatatataatgctgtataatatgtataatgtataatatataatgctgtataatatgtataatgtataatattagCAGTAGTTTggataatgtataataatggtGCTGGTAGGATCTCTGTCAGAGCAGGACAATCAGTTTTGTACCTTTTTCATTGAAATAATTGTTATGcataatatcaataaaaaaacctacatatttatatttgttgcattatgattttgtttgtctgcacattattattattttagcacAGAGAACTTAATATCTTAAAAAGTCGGGGAAtggcatctccagcaccaccacactaggcactggagcccctcagggctgtgtgctcagtccactgctgttcactctgctgactcacgactgtgcaccaacgcacagctcgaatcatatcatcaagtttgctgatgacacgaccgtggtgggtctaatcagcaggaacgatgagtcagcatatagagaagaggtgcaacggttaactgcctggtgtggagcaaacaacctgtctctgaacgtggacaaaacgaaagagatggttgtggacttcaggcgagcacagagcgaccaatctccactgattatcgatggatcctctgtggagatcgtcaagagcaccaaattccttggtgttcatctggcggacaacctcacctggtcacttaacaccagctccatcaccaagaaagcccagcagcgtctctactttctgagaaggctgaggaaagcccatctccctccccccatcctgtccatgttctacagagggaccattgagagcattctgagcagctgcatcactgcctggtttgggaattgcaccgtctcggatcgcaagaccctacagaggatagtgaggacagctgagaagatcatcgagtctctctccctctatcatggacatttacaccacacgctgcatccgcaaagcacacagcattgtggacgatcacacacacccctcacactcaaacttcaccctcctaccatcaggaaaacggttccgaagcattcgggccgtcacaacaagactgtgtaacagtttctttccacaagccatcaggcttctcaacacaaagaactgaacagaactcacacacactcacttacacacacacacactcactgtgtgttactgttactgaactgtacaacctggactaaacacaattatcactcatctcgatccactccaccaccatttatatatttattattatttatacttgcaCCTTGTATTcagtaaatgtttacatgctgtttttgcaccttttatactacagtataatgtttacatgctgtctttgcaccttcttgctgctgtttttttgcactacattgctctgttctgtttatactttctcctgggtatagtttttacatttctcctcacacagtactgtatatttaagtatacagtaggtttactagtcggcactatacttggtttttgtcttttgtcttgtcttgtgttgtctgtctgcactctgtctgtctgtactgttcttttgtttgcactgtttgcaccaggctgcactcgatgcactttatgttgttttgttgtttagtgtagcaccagggtttcagaggaacgttgtttcgtttttactgtgtactgtgtaccactgtgtatagtaaaaatgacaataaaaaccacttgacttgacttgacttattgTACCAGAACCCGAGATCCTTCTCCTGCTAGAGGAACCACATTAGAACTCATTGCTGCTAATCAACActttttcagccaatcagaatccagaattacACACCGATACACAGTAACAAAAAATTCCACCAAACGagtattaaagaaaagaaaaacacaaagtagGAGATGAAAACAGTGAGTTCTACATGCTAACTGGgaaagagtgtgtgattataatggCTTGGTCCATGATTTACGTCCAACAGTCTGAAATCTGCCTGAAACTGCAGCATCTTCACTGCTATGGGGGCTGTGAAATTTCCAcacacatcaaaaacacactgaGAAGAGGAAAGTACAGCTCAGTATGAACCACCCATGAACCACagacccacccacacacacacacacacacacacgaggcaTGTGCAGAACGTGAGGTTCTTGAGTCTGAAGGCGAGTCTTATTTTGGTGTGTGACTTTttggtctctgtgtgtgtgtgtgtgtgtgtgtgtgtgtgtgtgtgtgtgtgtgtgtgtgtgtgtcttagttC includes these proteins:
- the tnfrsf9b gene encoding tumor necrosis factor receptor superfamily member 9b isoform X2, which translates into the protein MWLLLTLTLCVSLSLGYEVKRGCDEWTFDSSNTRNSCCSRCKAGNRLVSRCGLDVTTLCEPCENGTYTVAHTATSCRVCTGCISPLRVKKQCTASADTVCECVEGFQCGDDSCSFCFQLCGEGEEPTENRGCKPCPAGTFNNQLHHHCVKWNSSCPSADQQIVAAGTAVSNIVCADIKPTEIPPKFYSNDSYPGTTVVIAIICACLVISTVMLLLCVAMHFLKDKMVKTPPEPQKTETGRRLVPEPEQCTFCFPQEESGSNSSLLMDDKPFELVV
- the tnfrsf9b gene encoding tumor necrosis factor receptor superfamily member 9b isoform X1, with the protein product MWLLLTLTLCVSLSLGYEVKRGCDEWTFDSSNTRNSCCSRCKAGNRLVSRCGLDVTTLCEPCENGTYTVAHTATSCRVCTGCISPLRVKKQCTASADTVCECVEGFQCGDDSCSFCFQLCGEGEEPTENRGCKPCPAGTFNNQLHHHCVKWNSSCPSADQQIVAAGTAVSNIVCADIKPTEIPPKFYSNDSYPGTTVVIAIICACLVISTVMLLLCVAMHFLKDKMVKTPPEPQKTETAGRRLVPEPEQCTFCFPQEESGSNSSLLMDDKPFELVV
- the ccdc50b gene encoding coiled-coil domain-containing protein 50 isoform X1, with amino-acid sequence MNATMTQIGIDKSHLPHVYDVCECFSVLEDGALAHCLQEQEIERFYSSNVQKNQSEQNDVRLARRLHDEEEERVRLTHQLQQLEKQDCEYAREIQEELRRCDEEARRREEEDEEMAKQLQDEEELKIRQERAESGHHEDGGVSPLSHGWRLWEQMMQDADLARRLQEEEDKQPHWRTTDTDMDFRTVQVAQDEELARFMQRQEKKGNRWSRDLLALERSHDPSGTGGKMLREKLNSEGLHSPVEEEQSLDPNPLIPTCTTLHHRHTPPFYNIAEELDPTFTGRKPESRVSSGSSPGICLAPRTPHSIFYDYLPEPSVAPPSRRHADKPGRHKAKEKRESCKQQ
- the ccdc50b gene encoding coiled-coil domain-containing protein 50 isoform X2 yields the protein MNATMTQIGIDKSHLPHVYDVCECFSVLEDGALAHCLQEQEIERFYSSNVQKNQSEQNDVRLARRLHDEEEERVRLTHQLQQLEKQDCEYAREIQEELRRCDEEARRREEEDEEMAKQLQDEEELKIRQERAESGHHEDGGVSPLSHGWRLWEQMMQDADLARRLQEEEDKQPHWRTTDTDMDFRTVQVAQDEELARFMQRQEKKGNRWSRDLLALERSHDPSGTGGKMLREKLNSEGLHSPVEEEQSLDPNPLIPTCTTLHHRHTPPFYNIAEELDPTFTGRKPESRVSSGSSPEPSVAPPSRRHADKPGRHKAKEKRESCKQQ